In one Bradyrhizobium cosmicum genomic region, the following are encoded:
- a CDS encoding ABC transporter substrate-binding protein encodes MRLTRRDFAAGIAAGIAAPYLIKSANAQGATIKIGMCAPVTGPAAESGGYAIKGAKLALEAVNKAGGILGKQGELIVEDDQTTNPGIVLAFSKLAAQSDIVGFLGSIRSTQVHAMAPDVIKLGKPVMIGGTDPNLTHMGNQWLFRFRPNDSYSGRVIAEYGVSTLGKKKWAVLHSTDAFGTAGGKALTGALEKLGAPPVLDQGYANQSQDFTPVVLAIKQSGADILGSYFTFENDLGIFARQLRQLGVNIPWVGSPSIVNITALKLAGPALYNTYGVADYAEDSSEGSKAFGKLYRDAVKVAPDNQSSWTYDAVTVLAAAINKAGSTDPGKIRESILAIKKFPGAEGEYNFDQNGDGLHGYNIVKNEKGKIVFDKHIEFND; translated from the coding sequence ATGAGACTGACGAGACGCGACTTCGCGGCCGGAATTGCTGCCGGCATTGCCGCGCCCTACCTCATCAAGAGCGCGAACGCGCAAGGCGCCACCATCAAGATCGGCATGTGTGCGCCGGTCACGGGTCCCGCCGCCGAGTCCGGCGGTTACGCCATCAAGGGCGCCAAACTCGCGCTCGAAGCCGTCAACAAGGCGGGCGGCATCCTGGGCAAGCAGGGCGAGTTGATCGTCGAGGACGACCAGACCACCAATCCCGGCATCGTGCTCGCGTTCTCCAAGCTCGCGGCGCAGTCCGACATCGTCGGGTTCCTTGGTTCGATTCGGTCGACCCAGGTGCACGCGATGGCTCCCGACGTCATCAAGCTCGGCAAGCCGGTGATGATCGGCGGTACCGATCCGAACCTGACGCATATGGGCAATCAATGGCTGTTCCGCTTCCGGCCCAATGACAGCTATTCCGGCCGCGTCATCGCGGAATACGGCGTCAGCACGCTGGGCAAGAAGAAATGGGCGGTGTTGCACTCGACCGATGCGTTCGGTACCGCGGGCGGCAAGGCGTTGACCGGCGCGCTCGAAAAGCTCGGCGCTCCGCCGGTGCTCGACCAGGGCTACGCCAACCAGAGCCAGGACTTCACACCGGTCGTGCTCGCCATCAAGCAGTCGGGCGCGGATATCCTCGGCTCCTACTTCACCTTCGAGAACGATCTCGGCATCTTTGCCCGCCAGTTGCGCCAGCTCGGCGTGAACATTCCCTGGGTCGGCTCGCCCTCGATCGTCAACATCACCGCGCTGAAGCTGGCGGGACCGGCGCTGTACAACACCTACGGTGTGGCCGATTACGCCGAGGACTCCAGCGAAGGCTCGAAGGCGTTTGGCAAGCTCTACCGCGATGCGGTCAAGGTCGCGCCCGACAACCAGAGCTCATGGACCTATGACGCCGTGACCGTGCTGGCAGCGGCGATCAACAAGGCCGGCTCCACCGATCCCGGCAAGATTCGCGAGTCCATCCTCGCGATCAAGAAGTTCCCGGGTGCCGAGGGCGAATACAATTTCGACCAGAACGGCGACGGTCTCCACGGCTACAACATCGTGAAGAACGAGAAGGGCAAAATCGTCTTCGACAAGCACATCGAGTTCAACGACTGA
- the hpaR gene encoding homoprotocatechuate degradation operon regulator HpaR, producing the protein MAKRPADPANANAPSARQVPMRDFSRSLPMSLLRAREAVMRQFRPKLREHGLTEQQWRILRALASIEAAEVTELARTAFLLGPSLSRILRDLEARNLIERKTAKADQRRSMVSISRDGVRLMAAVAPSSEAIYAEITQRFGAGKLAELQEMLGQLELCLASTGANDEVTDEA; encoded by the coding sequence ATGGCGAAGAGACCGGCTGATCCCGCAAACGCAAATGCGCCGTCCGCGCGGCAGGTGCCGATGCGCGACTTCTCGCGGTCGCTGCCGATGTCGCTGCTGCGGGCGCGCGAGGCCGTGATGCGGCAGTTCCGCCCCAAGCTGCGTGAACATGGCCTTACCGAGCAGCAATGGCGCATCCTCCGTGCGCTTGCGTCCATTGAAGCTGCGGAAGTCACGGAACTCGCGCGCACCGCGTTTCTCCTCGGGCCGAGCCTGTCACGTATCCTGCGCGATCTCGAAGCGCGCAATTTGATCGAGCGCAAGACCGCGAAGGCTGACCAGCGCCGCAGCATGGTCTCGATCTCCAGGGATGGCGTGAGGCTGATGGCCGCGGTCGCGCCATCCTCGGAAGCGATCTATGCCGAGATCACGCAGCGCTTCGGCGCGGGCAAGCTCGCCGAGTTGCAGGAGATGCTCGGACAACTGGAGTTGTGCCTCGCTTCCACCGGCGCGAATGATGAAGTCACGGATGAAGCGTAA
- the hpaH gene encoding 2-oxo-hept-4-ene-1,7-dioate hydratase produces MALSSDDIQACAKRLHQAEETRTQIRQLSQDFPGITIADAYAIQKAWVDVKIAEGRVVKGHKIGLTSKAMQSALNINEPDSGVLLDDMFFADGGTIPTERFIATRVEAELAFVMSKRLAGPDCTMFDVLNATDFVVPALEILDTRIERVDPDTKATRKIYDTIADNAANAGIVLGGRPIRPLDADLRWIGALCFRNGQLEETGLAAGVLNHPATAVAWLTNKIAPLGLALEPGQVVLAGSFIRPIETRKGDTIQADYGAYGSVSCYFA; encoded by the coding sequence ATGGCGCTTTCCAGCGACGATATCCAAGCTTGCGCGAAGCGTCTGCACCAGGCGGAGGAGACCCGCACGCAGATCCGGCAGCTCTCGCAGGACTTCCCCGGCATCACCATCGCCGATGCCTACGCGATTCAGAAGGCCTGGGTCGACGTCAAGATCGCCGAGGGGCGCGTCGTCAAGGGCCACAAGATCGGCCTGACCTCGAAGGCGATGCAGAGCGCGCTCAATATCAATGAGCCGGATTCCGGCGTGCTGCTCGACGACATGTTCTTCGCCGATGGCGGGACCATTCCGACCGAGCGCTTCATCGCCACGCGCGTCGAGGCCGAGCTCGCCTTCGTCATGAGCAAGCGTCTTGCCGGCCCCGACTGCACGATGTTCGACGTTCTCAACGCCACCGACTTCGTGGTGCCGGCGCTGGAGATCCTGGATACGCGCATCGAGCGTGTCGATCCCGACACCAAAGCGACGCGAAAAATCTACGACACCATCGCCGACAACGCCGCGAATGCCGGCATCGTGCTCGGCGGCCGGCCGATCCGTCCGCTGGACGCCGACCTGCGCTGGATCGGTGCGCTGTGCTTCAGGAACGGCCAGCTCGAGGAAACCGGCCTTGCCGCCGGCGTGCTCAACCATCCCGCGACCGCCGTCGCCTGGCTCACCAACAAGATCGCGCCGCTCGGCCTCGCGCTCGAACCGGGACAGGTCGTGCTCGCCGGCTCCTTCATCCGTCCGATCGAGACCCGCAAGGGCGACACAATTCAGGCCGATTATGGCGCCTACGGTTCGGTCAGCTGCTACTTCGCTTGA
- a CDS encoding 5-carboxymethyl-2-hydroxymuconate Delta-isomerase has protein sequence MPHFTIEYSANLDGRLDIGAVCEVVRKAAVETGIFPLGGIRVRAIRCEHYAIADARNDYGFLDMVLRIGEGRDLPARQKAGEHVFQTLSRHLDPVFAASKFALSFDMQINDKDTSWKRNNIHDALKVEAAHG, from the coding sequence ATGCCGCATTTCACGATCGAATATTCGGCCAATCTCGATGGCCGCCTCGACATAGGGGCGGTCTGCGAGGTCGTGCGCAAGGCGGCGGTCGAAACCGGCATCTTCCCGCTCGGCGGCATCCGCGTGCGCGCGATTCGCTGCGAGCATTATGCGATCGCCGACGCGCGGAATGACTACGGCTTTCTCGACATGGTCCTGCGCATCGGCGAGGGCCGCGACCTCCCCGCGCGCCAGAAGGCCGGCGAGCATGTCTTCCAGACGCTCTCAAGACATCTCGATCCGGTCTTCGCCGCCAGCAAGTTCGCTCTGTCGTTCGACATGCAGATCAACGACAAGGACACCAGCTGGAAGCGCAACAACATCCACGACGCCCTGAAAGTGGAGGCCGCCCATGGATAA
- the hpaE gene encoding 5-carboxymethyl-2-hydroxymuconate semialdehyde dehydrogenase translates to MDKPTPKADVFQANRDRVAPLLKKLQADGIGHMIDGKIVPSISGATFETKSPVDGAVLASVARGNAEDIDAAATAAALAFKSWRDMGPAMRKKLLHRVADAIEDNADDIAVLECIDTGQAYRFMAKAAIRAAENFRFFADKCAEARDGLNTPSDEHWNISTRVPIGPVGVITPWNTPFMLSTWKIAPALAAGCTVVHKPAEWSPVTASILARLVKEAGVPDGVLNTVHGFGEEAGKALTEHPAIKAIGFVGESATGSAIMIQGAPTLKRVHFELGGKNPVIVFDDADLDRALDAVVFMIYSLNGERCTSSSRLLIQQNIADKFIEKLTARVKALKVGHPLDPATEIGPLIHERHLAKVCSYFDIARRDGAVIAVGGKAYDGPGGGHYVEPTLVTGASGKMRVAQEEVFGPFLTVLPFRDEKDAIEIANDIRYGLTGYVWTNDVGRSLRVADALEAGMIWINSENVRHLPTPFGGMKSSGIGRDGGDYSFEFYMETKHVSLARGTHKIQKLGI, encoded by the coding sequence ATGGATAAGCCCACGCCGAAAGCCGATGTGTTTCAGGCCAACCGCGACCGCGTCGCGCCGCTGCTGAAGAAACTGCAAGCCGACGGCATCGGACACATGATCGACGGCAAGATCGTGCCCTCGATATCGGGTGCGACCTTTGAGACGAAGTCACCGGTCGACGGCGCGGTGCTTGCAAGCGTCGCCCGTGGCAACGCCGAGGACATCGACGCCGCGGCAACGGCGGCAGCGCTCGCCTTCAAGTCCTGGCGCGACATGGGACCGGCGATGCGGAAGAAGCTGCTGCATCGCGTCGCCGACGCCATCGAGGACAATGCCGACGACATTGCGGTGCTCGAATGCATCGACACCGGCCAAGCCTATCGCTTCATGGCCAAGGCCGCGATCCGGGCCGCCGAGAATTTTCGCTTCTTCGCCGACAAATGCGCGGAGGCGCGCGACGGCCTCAACACGCCGAGCGACGAGCACTGGAACATCTCCACCCGCGTGCCGATCGGTCCGGTCGGCGTGATCACGCCGTGGAACACGCCGTTCATGCTCTCGACCTGGAAGATCGCCCCTGCGCTGGCCGCCGGCTGCACCGTCGTGCACAAGCCGGCGGAGTGGTCGCCGGTGACGGCGAGCATTCTCGCCAGACTGGTCAAGGAGGCCGGCGTTCCCGACGGCGTGCTCAATACCGTCCACGGCTTTGGCGAAGAGGCCGGCAAGGCGCTGACCGAGCATCCCGCCATCAAGGCGATCGGTTTCGTCGGCGAGAGCGCGACGGGCTCGGCGATCATGATTCAAGGGGCCCCGACGCTGAAGCGCGTGCATTTTGAACTCGGCGGCAAGAACCCAGTCATCGTGTTCGACGACGCCGATCTCGACCGGGCGCTCGACGCCGTCGTGTTCATGATCTACTCGCTCAACGGCGAGCGCTGCACCTCATCCAGCCGCCTGCTGATCCAGCAGAACATCGCGGACAAGTTCATCGAGAAGCTGACCGCGCGCGTGAAGGCGCTGAAGGTCGGCCACCCGCTCGATCCCGCCACCGAGATCGGGCCGCTGATCCACGAACGGCATCTCGCAAAAGTCTGCTCCTATTTCGACATCGCGCGCCGGGATGGCGCCGTGATCGCCGTCGGCGGCAAGGCCTATGACGGACCCGGCGGCGGACATTATGTCGAGCCGACGCTGGTGACCGGCGCGAGCGGCAAGATGCGGGTGGCGCAGGAGGAAGTGTTTGGCCCCTTCCTCACCGTGCTGCCCTTCCGCGACGAGAAGGATGCGATCGAGATCGCCAACGACATCCGCTATGGCCTCACCGGCTATGTCTGGACCAACGATGTCGGCCGGAGCTTGCGCGTCGCCGACGCGCTCGAGGCCGGCATGATCTGGATCAACTCGGAGAATGTCCGCCACCTCCCGACGCCGTTCGGCGGCATGAAGTCCTCCGGCATCGGCCGCGACGGCGGCGATTACTCGTTCGAATTCTACATGGAAACCAAGCACGTCTCGCTGGCGCGGGGCACGCACAAGATTCAGAAACTGGGGATCTGA
- the hpaD gene encoding 3,4-dihydroxyphenylacetate 2,3-dioxygenase: MPIPQHVFEPPFNIIRCSHVVLDVTDLKLSRAFYETTVGLHVEDADDKIVYLRAAEEHQHHSLVLRKAAAPACARLGFKVGNDGDLDKAAAFLSENGLSYAFVDQPFQGRTLQFTDPFGFQIELYASMDKRPHLLRRFDLYKGCHPQRLDHFNVFAAEVQDTVEFYARLGFRLSEYAEEDGPNGRIAAAWMHRKGNVHDFAFTNGKGPRLHHFAYWTPTAMNIIHLCDVMASSGYVKNIERGPGRHGISNAFFLYVRDPDGHRLELYTSDYFTGDHDHEPLRWSLRDPRRQTLWGAPAPRSWFEQGSPFTGQTVREPKFVADVLVAD; encoded by the coding sequence ATGCCGATACCGCAACACGTCTTCGAGCCGCCGTTCAACATCATCCGCTGCAGCCACGTCGTGCTGGACGTGACCGATCTGAAGCTCAGCCGCGCGTTCTACGAGACCACCGTCGGCCTGCATGTCGAGGATGCCGACGACAAGATCGTGTACTTGCGCGCCGCCGAGGAGCACCAGCATCACTCGCTGGTGCTGCGCAAGGCGGCGGCGCCCGCCTGCGCCCGGCTCGGTTTCAAGGTCGGCAACGACGGGGACCTCGACAAGGCCGCGGCCTTCCTCTCCGAGAATGGCCTCAGCTACGCCTTCGTCGACCAGCCCTTCCAGGGCCGCACGCTGCAATTCACCGATCCCTTCGGCTTCCAGATCGAGCTCTATGCGTCGATGGACAAGCGGCCGCATCTGCTCCGCCGCTTCGACCTCTACAAAGGCTGCCATCCGCAACGGCTTGACCATTTCAACGTCTTCGCCGCCGAGGTGCAGGACACGGTCGAATTCTACGCGCGGCTCGGCTTCCGCCTCAGCGAATATGCCGAGGAGGACGGACCGAACGGCCGCATCGCCGCGGCCTGGATGCATCGCAAGGGCAACGTCCACGACTTCGCTTTCACCAACGGCAAGGGCCCTCGGCTGCATCACTTCGCCTATTGGACGCCGACGGCGATGAACATCATCCATCTCTGCGACGTGATGGCGTCGTCCGGCTACGTGAAGAACATCGAGCGCGGGCCCGGGCGCCACGGCATCTCCAATGCGTTCTTCCTCTACGTCCGCGATCCTGATGGACACCGGCTGGAGCTCTATACCAGCGATTACTTTACCGGGGATCACGACCACGAGCCGCTGCGCTGGTCGCTGCGCGATCCGCGCCGCCAGACGCTGTGGGGCGCACCGGCACCGCGCTCGTGGTTCGAGCAGGGCTCGCCCTTCACGGGGCAGACGGTGCGCGAACCGAAATTCGTCGCCGACGTGCTGGTGGCGGATTAA